A region from the Rufibacter sp. DG15C genome encodes:
- the ispE gene encoding 4-(cytidine 5'-diphospho)-2-C-methyl-D-erythritol kinase: MIQFPNAKINIGLQLVEKRPDGFHNLVSCFYPVGWTDALEILPTTGEASFTLSGLPVPGEPTQNLCWRAYELLKKDYELPAIQMHLHKVIPMGAGLGGGSADAAFTLKILNDLFALNLTPEQLENYARQLGSDCAFFIQNKPVLAVEKGDVFEPLTLDLKGWHIVLVYPNFGNSTAEAYAGVLPQFPEKSLKTLLVQAPNTWKDAVVNDFEASLFPKYPVLAEVKEQLYSLGAEYASMSGSGSTMYGLFRESPTQPLPFPEDYSIWQGIL, encoded by the coding sequence ATGATTCAGTTTCCGAACGCGAAGATAAACATTGGGCTGCAGTTGGTGGAGAAGCGGCCAGATGGGTTTCATAACCTGGTTTCCTGCTTTTACCCCGTGGGCTGGACCGATGCGCTGGAGATTCTGCCTACCACGGGCGAGGCGTCTTTCACGCTCTCTGGTTTACCGGTGCCAGGGGAGCCCACCCAAAACCTTTGCTGGAGGGCCTATGAACTGCTTAAAAAGGATTATGAACTGCCGGCCATCCAGATGCATTTGCACAAGGTCATTCCCATGGGGGCTGGCTTGGGCGGTGGATCAGCGGATGCGGCCTTCACCCTCAAAATTCTGAATGACCTCTTCGCGCTGAATTTAACTCCGGAGCAACTGGAGAACTACGCCCGGCAATTGGGGAGCGACTGCGCCTTCTTCATACAGAACAAGCCGGTGCTGGCCGTAGAGAAAGGTGATGTCTTTGAACCACTGACTTTGGATTTGAAAGGCTGGCATATTGTGTTGGTGTATCCCAACTTTGGCAATAGTACCGCCGAAGCCTATGCCGGCGTTTTGCCTCAATTCCCAGAAAAAAGCCTGAAAACGCTCTTGGTGCAAGCCCCAAACACTTGGAAAGATGCTGTGGTCAATGATTTTGAGGCCAGCCTCTTTCCCAAATATCCTGTCTTGGCAGAAGTAAAAGAACAGCTTTATAGCTTAGGAGCAGAGTATGCGTCCATGTCAGGTTCAGGGTCTACCATGTACGGCCTGTTCAGAGAATCCCCGACACAACCACTACCGTTCCCTGAGGACTACTCAATTTGGCAGGGCATCCTTTAA